The sequence TCGCCGCCGGGTGGTCGCTTGCTGCTATTGCAGCCTGGAATGGATGTTCAACAGGCGGTTGCCGGGGATGTTGGCCTGCCCCGTCTGCTCGACAAGGTCACCGCACCCTGGCCCATGGATGATCTGCTCGGAGGGGTCTATTGCGCTGACAACCTTGACCAGGCGCTCGCCGCCCGCCCAAGGCTGGCTGCCCACGAATCCGTCCTGCTGGCGGACGGACGCTGGTTTGGGCAGCGTTGGTTGAGCCTCGGCTCCACTGATGCCTCCGATGACGGGGTGCTGGCGCGGGAGCGTGCCATGCAGGAATTGCGTCAGGCTGTGACTGATGCCGAGGTCGAACTGGCTGATCTGGTGGAGCGCCAGCGCGGCGTGAGCGAACAACGCAGTGAAGCTGCCGAGCGCCAGGCTGAACTGCGCGAGGAGCGCGACAGTGTCGCCGGTGAGCTGGTCCAGGTGGAGTCGCGGCTTGAGAGTCGGCGGCAGCGACTCGCCGAGGTTGCGGAACGCCGTGACGGGCTCACCGAAGAACTGGAGCGCCTTGCGGAGCAGGACGAGGACGCCGCTGCCCGGTTGCGCGCCGCCCGGCGCAATCTGCAGGAAGCACTGGATCGCGGCGAGGCGCTGGACGAGCAGCGTGATTCACTGCAGGCCGAGCGGGAGCAGGCCCAGGCCGCAGTCATTGGGGCGCGGGAGCGGATGCGCGGCTGCCGTGAGCAGCGGCATGATCTCTCCCTGCGTCTCGAGAATGCCCGTACCGCGCGGCATTCCATCGCCGAACACCTGCAGCGGCTGGAGGAACAGCACCAGCGTCTCAAGGAGCGCGAGCGCGAACTTGAGCAGGCGTTCGACGCAGAGTCCGATCCCGAGCGGGCGCTCAACGGACAGCGGGAAACCCTGCTTGCCCAACGCGTCGAGGTGGAGCGTGAACTGAACCTGGCCCGGGAAGGGCTTGCCGCCATTGACGAGCAGTTACGCCGGCAGGATGCCAGCCGAATCGAGAGCGAGCAGGCGGCAGAGCGGATTCGCGAAGCCCTGGAAGCCGCCCGATTACACGAACAGGAGCACAAGGTCCGGCGCCAGACTCAGGCTGAACAGCTGCTGGAGCTGGGCTTCGACCTGGAAACCCTGCAGGAAAACCTCCCTCCGGGTGCCGAGGAGGCGCGTTGGCTGGAGCGCCTGTCTGCCGTGGAGCAATCCATCAACCGGCTCGGCTCCATCAACCTCGCCGCCATCGAGGAGCATGACCAGCTAGCCGAGCGCAAGTCTTACCTGGACCAGCAGCAGGAAGATCTGACCCAGGCGCTGGAAACCCTGGAGTCGGCGATCCGGAAAATCGATCGCGAGACCCGCACCCGCTTCAAGGATACCTTCGAGCGTGTCAACGCCGGCCTCAAAAACATGTATCCGCGGCTGTTTGGCGGTGGTGAGGCGTACCTGGAACTCACCGATGACGATCTGCTGGAAACCGGTGTGACCATCATGGCGCGCCCCCCGGGCAAGCGGATCAGCAACATCCACCTGCTGTCGGGTGGCGAGAAGGCATTGACGGCGGTAGCCCTGATCTTTGCCATCTTCGAGCTAAACCCGGCACCGTTCTGTATGCTGGATGAAGTCGACGCCCCGCTTGACGAAGCCAATGTCGGGCGTTTCAGTCAACTGGTGAAGGAAATGTCCAACCGGGTACAGTTCATCTTCATCACCCACAACAAGACGACCATGGAAATTGCCGGCCATCTCATGGGGGTCACCATGCACGAGGCTGGTGTCTCGCGGCTGGTGGCCGTTGACGTCGATGAAGCCGCCGACATGGCGGTGGCCTGATGCACCAATAGGTTAGAGCATGGACACTTTGCGCTGGATACTGCTGGTTCTCGGTCTGCTGATCATTGGCGGCCTGTACGGATTCTACCGCTGGCAAGAAGGGCGGAACGCCAAGGGCGCCAGAGTCGCCCGGCGTCGGGGTGGCCGCCGTGACCGCCGATCTGATCGCGACGTCGACGATGCCCTGCGGGACCTGGACGATCTGGTGATTGACGATCCCGATGACGACCTGGACGCGCTGTCGGTCTCGCCACTGGATGACGAGCCGGCACCTGTGGCCCGCCGTGAGCGCAAACGAAGCCCGGCGGAAGAGTGGGATGCCGACAAGGCGCGGGCGGACGGCATCCTGTCGCCGCCGCGGGTCCGCCACCGCGCGGCACCCGTCGAGTCCGAGCCGCTGCCTGCAGAGCCGGACCTGCCGGAATGGGCACAGGCGCCCGAGCAGCCTCGGCCCGCCGAGGTCATGCCCGAACCTGACCCGCCCGAGCCCAGGGTTGCGCAGCGCGACTCGGTTATTCCGCGCCCAGCGCCTCGCCAACCCATGCAGAGGGACTTCATTGCGGAAGAGACCCTGGACGAGGACGACGAGGTCATCTACCAGGATGCCGGAGAGAAGATCGTCGTTCTGCATGTCACGGCGGGGGAGGGCTATTGCTTTACCGGGCCCGCAGTCATGGAGACGGCCCGCAAGGTAGGCCTGACCTTCGGCGAGCAGCAGATCTTCCACCGTTACCCCGGTGGTGACCGACGCCGGACGCCGCTGTTCGGCATGGCCAGCATGGTCAAGCCGGGTGTTTTTGATCCGCAGCGAATCGATTCCCTGGAAACCCCCGGGCTGGCCATGTTCCTGCAGCTGCCGGCGCCCTTCGACGGCCTGTCCGCCTTCGAGGAGATGCTGGAGACGGCGCGACGCATTGCGGACGAGCTCGATGGCCATGTGCTGGATGGTCGGCGCTGCGATCTGACGCAGCAGGCAGTAGAACACCTGCGCGAGGAACTGCGTGAATACCGACGTCGGGCACACCTGGCTGCCAAGCGTGGCAAAGTGCACTAAATGATAACTGTTTGCAAATAGGATTAATTCTTATTAATCTGGTCTCTGCGGTGACAGGGAGACCCGGATATGCAGTCCATCGAAGAGCATCCACGTTTCGCACAGCAGGCAGTCGTCGAGACTCTGGCCGGCCTGGATAGCTGGCCGGACCGGTATCGGTACATCATTGACCAGGCCCGGTCGCTACCCCGCTTTCCCGCTGCTCATCGTTGTGCCCGTTACCGGGTGAACACATGCGTATCCTCCACCTGGCTAAGGG is a genomic window of Natronocella acetinitrilica containing:
- the smc gene encoding chromosome segregation protein SMC, with protein sequence MRLKKIKLAGFKSFVDPTTVNLPGNLVGIVGPNGCGKSNVIDAVRWVMGESSAKYLRGESMTDVIFNGSNSRKPVSHAAIELVFDNTDGTLGGQYAGYAEISVKRQVNREGQSQYILNGTRCRRRDITDVFLGTGLGPRSYAIIEQGMISRIIEARPEDLRVYLEEAAGISLYKERRKETSRRIRDTRDNMERLNDLRDEVGSQLEKLKRQAQTAERYKALKKEERQLRAELLALRLTALDGQLRDCRQQIAEHETELESCIAGQRAAERGLVEAREQQRERGEAMNAIQGRYYGLGSDLARIEQQIAHQRELRNRHEEDTAANARSLAEVTATLEQDREKLTILEQRLEELQPRIEEAEALEEEASDAMVEAQERLDDWQQRWDTFNGQSAESLQSAQVERTRIEGLEQSQHDLQRRRQRLRQELEGLQTDSVEEALQQLGEQHEVLLERRENTNEALEQADQRLAGLGEQEDELGETLHELRGELQRKQARLASLETLQQSALGEDDQARAAWIADQGLAADQRLASRLQVIQGWEQAVELVLGERLQALLLDGDSQRLASAGQSPPGGRLLLLQPGMDVQQAVAGDVGLPRLLDKVTAPWPMDDLLGGVYCADNLDQALAARPRLAAHESVLLADGRWFGQRWLSLGSTDASDDGVLARERAMQELRQAVTDAEVELADLVERQRGVSEQRSEAAERQAELREERDSVAGELVQVESRLESRRQRLAEVAERRDGLTEELERLAEQDEDAAARLRAARRNLQEALDRGEALDEQRDSLQAEREQAQAAVIGARERMRGCREQRHDLSLRLENARTARHSIAEHLQRLEEQHQRLKERERELEQAFDAESDPERALNGQRETLLAQRVEVERELNLAREGLAAIDEQLRRQDASRIESEQAAERIREALEAARLHEQEHKVRRQTQAEQLLELGFDLETLQENLPPGAEEARWLERLSAVEQSINRLGSINLAAIEEHDQLAERKSYLDQQQEDLTQALETLESAIRKIDRETRTRFKDTFERVNAGLKNMYPRLFGGGEAYLELTDDDLLETGVTIMARPPGKRISNIHLLSGGEKALTAVALIFAIFELNPAPFCMLDEVDAPLDEANVGRFSQLVKEMSNRVQFIFITHNKTTMEIAGHLMGVTMHEAGVSRLVAVDVDEAADMAVA
- the zipA gene encoding cell division protein ZipA is translated as MDTLRWILLVLGLLIIGGLYGFYRWQEGRNAKGARVARRRGGRRDRRSDRDVDDALRDLDDLVIDDPDDDLDALSVSPLDDEPAPVARRERKRSPAEEWDADKARADGILSPPRVRHRAAPVESEPLPAEPDLPEWAQAPEQPRPAEVMPEPDPPEPRVAQRDSVIPRPAPRQPMQRDFIAEETLDEDDEVIYQDAGEKIVVLHVTAGEGYCFTGPAVMETARKVGLTFGEQQIFHRYPGGDRRRTPLFGMASMVKPGVFDPQRIDSLETPGLAMFLQLPAPFDGLSAFEEMLETARRIADELDGHVLDGRRCDLTQQAVEHLREELREYRRRAHLAAKRGKVH